A stretch of the Cydia amplana chromosome 6, ilCydAmpl1.1, whole genome shotgun sequence genome encodes the following:
- the LOC134648690 gene encoding secretory phospholipase A2 receptor-like, translating into MEYLFTILALCVALAAAESPATSKQYRSDYTYDRNTDSFYKMHTEQASTDRAHTTCRAEGARLMSPESEQDLALIHGMLKKFPDIGRLVLVDGNGVGHDEADEDEEPIIKMEEEADYGPRRRCEVVNREGQIESSLCYFELPFICKVNAKDAPYNEECGTYSNDYVSKISLTGSCYRIATIKANWNEAYANCQAEGGHLAILNNEGEYEIVKGLLDKTPRSVEDWQFFVGVRAEEKKSPIIFRTIFNQTLEQVGYAPWDNNEPNNSFGIEYCVSLLRTTGKYNDTVCRNRYSYVCEKERSV; encoded by the exons atggaatatttatttacaattttggCTCTTTGCGTTG CACTAGCAGCCGCCGAATCTCCGGCCACCAGCAAGCAATACCGCTCAGACTACACCTACGACAGAAACACCGACTCCTTCTACAAGATGCATACAGAGCAAGCGTCGACCGACCGCGCGCACACCACGTGCCGAGCCGAAGGCGCCCGACTTATGTCCCCCGAATCCGAACAAGACCTAGCACTGATACATGGCATGCTTAAAAAGTTCCCGGACATCGGTAGGCTGGTGCTTGTAGATGGGAATGGGGTCGGTCACGATGAGGCTGATGAGGACGAGGAACCCATTATTAAAA TGGAAGAGGAAGCCGACTACGGACCACGACGCCGGTGCGAAGTAGTGAACAGAGAAGGACAGATTGAGAGTTCCCTGTGCTACTTCGAGCTGCCATTTATATGCAAAGTGAACGCCAAGGACGCGCCTTACAACGAGGAATGCGGGACTTATTCtaatg ATTACGTCTCAAAAATCTCCCTCACTGGCAGCTGCTACCGGATAGCCACTATAAAAGCTAACTGGAACGAAGCATACGCCAACTGCCAAGCCGAGGGGGGCCACCTGGCCATCCTGAACAACGAGGGAGAGTACGAAATCGTCAAGGGCCTGCTGGACAAAACGCCCAGGAGTGTTGAAGACTGGCAGTTCTTTGTCGGTGTACGCGCAGAGGAGAAGAAGTCTCCGATCATATTTAGAACCATTTTCA ATCAAACTCTAGAGCAGGTCGGGTACGCACCCTGGGACAACAATGAACCGAACAATTCCTTCGGCATCGAGTACTGCGTGTCGCTCCTCAGGACCACGGGCAAATACAACGACACCGTGTGCCGCAACCGCTACTCGTACGTCTGTGAGAAGGAGCGCAGTGTTTGA